The Halodesulfovibrio sp. MK-HDV DNA window GGATGAGTTATCCCTCTGAAAAGCTATATGGCTTGTTGGCAGAGCTAGCGGAGAAGATTGAAGCATTGCCTAAGAATCTACAACCCTCAGTATATAGTGTGGCAATGAAGCTGCTTGATGAGGTGACAGCACAGGCGGAATTTGAACGAACTGCACCCGCAACAACTGCAAAACAGTAGGAGGCGGCATGAAACATGTACAAAGCAACACAATGCCATACGGTCCAATTTCTGGTGCTCTGCATAGCTATTTGATTGAACTTGCAGCTCAGATGCAAGCGTTGCCCAGTGAGGACTTTGAGGCCGCGAACCGCGCATTTAAAGGGGCATTGGCAGAAGTAGAACGTGTGGCAGAACTTGAAAAATACGCAACAGTAACAAGCTAGGGAGATAGAATGGACGGATACATGGAGAATGCACAAGGGCATTTCGTACCAGTGGATCAGGTCAAACCAGTCGATTTGGCGCGTCATGAGCTGGTTATGGAAAAGGTCGACAAGGCCAAGGCCATGCAGGAGGAACTCGCGGCACTGAAAGGCGAAATCATGAATGACGTGGAAGCCTTTGTTTCCCTTTCTGCTGAACAGTACGGCGTGAAGATTGGTGGTCAAAAGGGCAATGTGTCTCTTGTTTCCTACGACGGACAATATCAGATTAAACGACAGATCAGCGAGCACCTAGATTTCGATGAACGCCTTCAAGCTGCAAAGTCTCTCATTGATGAATGCCTGAAGGATTGGACAGAGGGCAGCCCCGGAGAACTGCGTGCAGTCGTGAACGATGCGTTCCAAGTGGATAAGGAAGGCAAGATCAATGTAGGGCGTATTCTTGGTTTACGCCGCCTTCAGATTATGGACGAACGCTGGAAGCGTGCAATGGAAGCTATTTCAGATTCTATCCGCGTAACAGGCACAAAGGCATATTTCCGAATTTACGAGCGTGATGCAACCGGAAAAATGGCGGCTATTCCGCTGGATATCGCAGCGTTGTAACAGTGCGAAACTGTCCGAAGCAACCAGCGGACAGTCGTCGAAGCGTGGCGGCTTCAACCTGATGAGCAGCCAGAGAGAATTGATATGAGTAGAAATGCAGAACTAGCCAAAATCCATATGGGAAAGAAACAGCTTGGCCTTGATGATGAAACATACCGCGTCATGCTGAACGACATGTTTGGTGTAACCAGTGCCGCAAAGCTTAACTTTAAGCAGCGGTATAGGCTGATGCGTCACATGGAAGAACGTGGGGCAGTGTTCGCCAGCAAGAGCAAGCCAACTGCCAAGCCCACAGAAGATTTCTATGTCATTCCCGATAATGCACCGCATGTGCAGCAGAAGCGCTACATACTTGCGTTATGGAAGAAGCTTGGCTGGAAGATGAGCGGAATAGATACTCGTATGAAAAAGCAGTTCGGTGTTGAAAGTTTCATCTGGCTTAAAGATCAGGCCGCATTGCAAACGATTACTAAGGATTTAGTGAACCGTTGCCAAGCTCGCGGAATTGACACCGACTAGATGCAGATCAGCCCCGAACATGCAGAGCTTGCAGCGCAAATACAAGAACGGTTCGGCACCATCCATAACTTTTGCAAGCTGCATGAATTCCAGCTGAACCGTTCCACCGTCTACATGGTGCTGCGCGGCGTTTACGCTGGAAACTCAGCGCGGCAAGTTGAGCGTATAGAAAACGCATTGAATGAGCGTAGGCCAGAAGAGCAAATTTTTACAGCAATTAAGCAAGTCGCGTGTAGCCGCTGCTCTGTTACATCAATGCATTGCAAGAGATGCGATAAGCTTTTTACGGCACAGGCTAAGGCCGTGTTGGAGGTGGTATGAATAGCAAGCTGTGCCGCATAATGGCGCAAATGATGATTGAAGGATTTCGCCCATTCAGAGGGGAGATAGCAGAGGATGTCTATTCAAAGCTTGGCTGCAAAGACGCCTCTAGTGCCTATTGGCTGCATCGCTGGCCTATCTTGCATTGCCTTGGTTGTAATAAACGTTGTACCCCAAAGAATACAGAAGGCTTTCAAGTTCCCATGCAGTTCCCAGCATCGCAGACACAAAGCAAGTTTTCCATGCTTCCAGAAGAAATGCTACAAGCCAAAAAATTTCTTAGAGTAGATGAAGCCGCCTATTGCCTGAACATCTCAGAGCGAACAGTTCGCAAGCTCGTAGATGAAGGTGTTCTTGTTCGGCATATGCGGTTGCCTATTCGGATAACGGTGGAGAGTGTGCGAGAGGAGATGGGGAGGGTGGATTGGTAGAGATGGTAAGTTTCTGTAAATATTTTTTTCTATAACATTCTTTTATAATAAGATGTTGAGTGTGTTTGCTGATCGTATTAGAAGAGGTGATATTTGTAAAAGGAGGCAAGGATGCTAAAACTTTTATTGAAACTCTTCAGAAAGAATGCAGCGTGCAAACCAAGCTTAAAGTGCAATGTAGGACGATCTGCGAATTCTCATAATAGCTTTAAAGAAGCCGTATACTCAGCTGATTTAGGGAAAATGGTCCCTGTGATGATGGTGGAAGATGTTGATCCTATAGATAGGCATTTTTTGTTACAAAACATTTGTCAGATTACTTATAAAGAACGTGAAAATAGTGAACAACGTTCGTTGTTTTATAAGGCTGCTCAGTTGCATCAAGCAATATTTCCAATAATTGTTAAAGCGTTCAAGACTGGGGTTGGAAATAGCGTACCCCCAAGTATCCCTGTTTTTAGGTTGCATGCTACGGTGTTAGTGGAAGATCAAAAGTATCATGACGCAATTGGGGTTTGTAATTTTGCTTTGAAGTATAACGTTCATGATGGAACAAAAAGTGGGTTTGAGGGGCGCATAAAACGTATTAAGAAAAAAATGTAGATATAATTTTTTAGGTAATAGCAAGGGGCATTTTTTCGGCATATGAAGTCTTGGCGTTGTCTACATGTGACCATACTTATACAATTTTTATTGGAACTGTGGATAGTAGCAGGGAAGAGGTAATGTTGTGGTGAGAAGTAAAGAGCTCTATTATTCCTTTGTAGATAAAATGAAAACTGCAGTAGTAGATGACTTAATAATTCCACGAGATGGGATAAGTAATTTTGCAATCAGTGGGTATCTTAGTAGCCTCATAGAATTATCAGAGGCCATCGTTCTTTTATCAAAGAATGAGATGCTTGGTACAGCGCAGGCCTTAACAAGAAGGTTGACAGAAGTATGCGTTCATTTGGTTGTTGTTCTTAAAGAAGGGGACAGCTATCTTGAAAGATTACAAATTAACGCCTGTGAAGAGGATAGAGGAAAAAGGCAATTTGTCTTAGATCACATGGAAAACACTGAGGAAGACGAAAAGATACTTCGGACGATTATTCGTGAACAGAAAAAAGAAATCAGAAGATTACACGATAAACACGGGTTAGCTATCAAAGGACGGAAAAAGAATTGGGCTCCTAAAAAAATCCCTATAAGGGAGTCTTTCAACCGCGCTGATTTTTTTCATAATTATATTGCATACAAAATTTTATGTGACCGCTCTCACTCTAATTTATTTTCGACATTTAGTGATCATCTTTCTCAAGGGCTTGACGGTTATGCTGAGTGGCAGAAGCCACTACCCCAAAATGAGCAGCGAATTACTTTGGCCGCTGCTTCTGAGTTTTCTATGGAAGCCATTGGGGCTGCTTTTACTTATTATGACATTACCTCTGAGAAATGTGATGACCTGTTAGCGAGTTATAATGAACTCAAAGAGTATCTTGTTCACCTAACTTGAGAATTTTTTTCCAAAAGAAGCAGCCCCTTATTTTTAATATGGGGCTGCTTTTTATTTAGTTTGCTTCATCATAATGCTGCCAATCAGGCTCAACATCTCCAAAGTTAATGTAAGACGGAGTTTCAATAATTTCAATATCTCCCACTTCATAATTGTCATCGTAGCCAGCAGACCAATCTCCGTCGATGTGAACTAGAATGTTTGTAACATAGGTTCGTTGTGATTCTGCACTTAACTTACCAATTGGGATGTTGTCTTTATCTATTGAATCATAAGCGTAAAAATAAAATGATGTGTATGCATTAAAAGTAATTTCCGCCGACAGCTGGAGGATTATTTCTTCTTCTTGAACAAGGATTGGATTGAGTTCAATGCCGTTATCGCCGTTGTGGGCAAGTTTATGACTTACGTACTCAAGGTAGCTTTCATCATCTTCATAGTAATAGGAAGATGATGCATCAATTTCTGGAAAGGTGTTAGCTATAATGTCTTCAAGGGGCCCAGCTATACTGTCTAAGATTGGGTTACTATCTCCAGATTCTACACTGGTATTAATTGCAGTTATAATTTCTTGAGTGATGATATGTGCTGGTATTAATTTTTTAAATGATTCTGGTAGGCTGGTAGCAAGAGATATGTTTTCAGAATTTTCACAATAGGCTTTCCAGCCTTTA harbors:
- a CDS encoding PIN domain-containing protein — translated: MLQINTDYDVLTIDTNILRESGYKFSSGLLHQLEQFKGSSLKIVQSDIVHQEATRHISSEILKTQKNISSALKSAPKHLGIPERRIQFCHDYLELTIDAKKTAEKRLTNFYKRIGATLLNSADYLDSTKLIQSYFKTESPFEEKQDKKNEFPDAIALISLEEWAKREEIQILAVSNDKGWKAYCENSENISLATSLPESFKKLIPAHIITQEIITAINTSVESGDSNPILDSIAGPLEDIIANTFPEIDASSSYYYEDDESYLEYVSHKLAHNGDNGIELNPILVQEEEIILQLSAEITFNAYTSFYFYAYDSIDKDNIPIGKLSAESQRTYVTNILVHIDGDWSAGYDDNYEVGDIEIIETPSYINFGDVEPDWQHYDEAN
- a CDS encoding regulatory protein GemA gives rise to the protein MSRNAELAKIHMGKKQLGLDDETYRVMLNDMFGVTSAAKLNFKQRYRLMRHMEERGAVFASKSKPTAKPTEDFYVIPDNAPHVQQKRYILALWKKLGWKMSGIDTRMKKQFGVESFIWLKDQAALQTITKDLVNRCQARGIDTD
- a CDS encoding DUF3164 family protein, coding for MDGYMENAQGHFVPVDQVKPVDLARHELVMEKVDKAKAMQEELAALKGEIMNDVEAFVSLSAEQYGVKIGGQKGNVSLVSYDGQYQIKRQISEHLDFDERLQAAKSLIDECLKDWTEGSPGELRAVVNDAFQVDKEGKINVGRILGLRRLQIMDERWKRAMEAISDSIRVTGTKAYFRIYERDATGKMAAIPLDIAAL
- a CDS encoding helix-turn-helix domain-containing protein, producing the protein MNSKLCRIMAQMMIEGFRPFRGEIAEDVYSKLGCKDASSAYWLHRWPILHCLGCNKRCTPKNTEGFQVPMQFPASQTQSKFSMLPEEMLQAKKFLRVDEAAYCLNISERTVRKLVDEGVLVRHMRLPIRITVESVREEMGRVDW
- a CDS encoding DUF5677 domain-containing protein, whose amino-acid sequence is MKTAVVDDLIIPRDGISNFAISGYLSSLIELSEAIVLLSKNEMLGTAQALTRRLTEVCVHLVVVLKEGDSYLERLQINACEEDRGKRQFVLDHMENTEEDEKILRTIIREQKKEIRRLHDKHGLAIKGRKKNWAPKKIPIRESFNRADFFHNYIAYKILCDRSHSNLFSTFSDHLSQGLDGYAEWQKPLPQNEQRITLAAASEFSMEAIGAAFTYYDITSEKCDDLLASYNELKEYLVHLT